In the genome of Haloprofundus halobius, the window GGTCAGCAGCTCAACCGAGAAGGCGGTAGACGTCGCGGTCGAGAACGACGTGGATCGAGGCATCAGTTACGACGAGTTCCACGATGGAGCGGCCGCCGATGCGTACGACGCCGTCTACGTCGGCACGCCGAACGCGCTCCACCTCGAATACGTCGAGACGGCGGCTAATCTCGACAAACCGGCCATCTGCGAGAAGCCCATGGAATCAACCTACGAACGAGCAGAGAGGATGGTCGAGGCCTGCGAGGCAGCCGACGTGCCACTAATGATTGCCTACCGAATGCACACCAATCCGGCGATTCGGCGTGCGCGCGAGCTTATCGAGGACGGGTTCCTGGGCGAACCAGTCTCTGTTTACGGCCACAACTCCCAGCCACTGCTGGAGATGATTCCGGATCCCGACCAGTGGCGACTGAACTCGGACCTCTCGGGGTACGGCACGTCCGTGATGGACTTGGGCATCTACTCGATCAATACGGCCCGCTTCCTGCTCCGAAAGGAACCGGTGGCGGTCGCCAATGAGATGTGCTCGCTCCACGAGGCCTTCGGCGACGTGCCCGACGAGCGCTCGTCGTCGCTGTTGGCCTTCGAAGACGGCGTGACAATGGTCACGACAGCGAGT includes:
- the gfo6 gene encoding D-xylose 1-dehydrogenase Gfo6, which produces MYSWITAYEERDWQTSTDGTVRYALLGLGWWTVDVVLPAIENSDLGEVTVLVSSSTEKAVDVAVENDVDRGISYDEFHDGAAADAYDAVYVGTPNALHLEYVETAANLDKPAICEKPMESTYERAERMVEACEAADVPLMIAYRMHTNPAIRRARELIEDGFLGEPVSVYGHNSQPLLEMIPDPDQWRLNSDLSGYGTSVMDLGIYSINTARFLLRKEPVAVANEMCSLHEAFGDVPDERSSSLLAFEDGVTMVTTASQNAHSDSQLKISGTEGQIEIYPAFHGEATLRLRRDDLTVTVEHETFDAQREMREELDYFADRLLSGASVYPDGRHGLQDMRIVRAIHEAGESGERVTLE